CAGCAGGCCTGCGTGCGGGCGCTTACGCGCGAAACTTTGATATTCTCGCCACTGCGCCTGGCAACAGCATCGCGATCAAAAAAATGCTGACGGTGAGTACACCAAAAAACACCACAAGCCCAATGCCTTTGTCGTACTGTCGACCCAGAGCCACGATACCGCCATACATCAACAGATAGCCCGCCAGTTGGAGCACAAGCATTTTGGGCGTCGTGTGTTCGACCGCGGGCAACAGCTGTCGAAAATGCTTGCGCATCGAAAAACACACCAACAACGTGCCCACAAAGGTTAGCATTGAACCGAACAGCAGTGGCATCATCCGCGGCTGTACTCCGCCGTTGACGGCACGGCGGCGTCGACCTGTGTGGCGCGTGACTTTCGAGTTGGTCCGCCGGCCTGAAGGTAGAACGCCGTCACAATAAAGGCCAAACCGACGCCAAGCGCCGTCAAATCGAAACCTGCGAGCACCCAGTTTCCGCTTGAAAGGGTCGCGGGAAGGCTCAAATCGGTGGTCAGCGCGTTCACAATTGGAATGAGCAAGTAGACACCCGCTGCCAGCCACGACTGCTCTTTCCAGGCGACCTGAGGTTTGCGCACAATCGCGTGAACGAAGCACAGCAACCAGGCGAGAAACATGCAGTGCACCTCCCAATCACCCCGATTGATCATATCGAGAGGCAACAGACGATTAGCCAAAAAGTACACACCGATTCCAACCGGAAGACCAATGATTGTGCCGATATTTAAGCACTCAACAAACCGGTAACCCCGATGGTCGGTGCCCGCGAGTTTTTGCTTGCGCTTTTCTGACCAGTAGATGGCACCCGTCGCCACCATGCCGGCACCGAGCACACCCGAAAAGAAATACAGCCAACGTAAGACCGGACCGGCGAATAGTCCTTCGTGCAGACCGATCATGACCGCGCCGAACGCGACGCCACCATTGACATGCGCGGGCAATACCTTGATGAGTTCGCCTGTGGTACCACTAAACACCGCTCTATCCCCAACGATCGACACGCCGTTGTTTAGGTGCGCAGTAACCCGCGCGTTGTCATCACCTGGATAGCGCACTTCAAGGCGCACGATCGACTCTTCGCCCCAGCGGTCAGACGCCGACGCCACAATCTCATTGAGATCAACCATCGGCGCTTCAATACCCGAGCGTTCTAGCTGTGCTTCGCCAGTGAAATTAGTTATCGCTTCGCGAGCCGCACCCATATCAAAGCCGTAACTACCCAACGCAATAAAGGGCATCCACATGGTCACCACGAAAATAAGACCACTGTAGGTAATCATGAATTGAAACGGCAGCGAACACACACTCATCAAGTTGTGCATATCCAACCACGAGCGCTGCCCTTTACGTCGCCGAAATGTGAATAAGTCTTTAAAGATTTTTTTGTGCGCGATCACGCCGCTGACAAGGCCCACCAGCATAAGCATCGTGAGAATACCAACGATGCGATAGCCAATGTCGCGATCGATATAATGCAGCAGATAATGCATACGGTAGAGGAGTTGGCCACCGCCTGTTTCACGCGCTTCGGCCAAGGGGCGACCGGTTTGCTGATCTAATCGCTCATTGCCTCGCACGATTTCGGCATGGTCGTGCTCTTCACCCTCTTCATGCAGTTCGTCAACCTCAGGCATCTGCCAAAACACGCGCAGATGCGGATGCTCGCGACCGGCCGCGGGAGTAATGATCCACAAGTCGGCACCCGATGCTTCTTGCTCTAATCGCGCGCGACCAATGTCGACACTCTCCGAAAGAGGAATGATCTCACCCCATTCGCGCTCGGGCATCATCCATCGGTCAATTTCCGTGTCGAAGTAGCCCAGCGTGCCGGTGACAAACATGAAATATAAAATCCAGCAGAACACCAAACCTGCCCAGGTATGCAACCACGTCATCGATTGTCGAAATGTGCCGATCATGAGTGTTTTTCCATAAAGAACAAAGCCACTGACAACAACGAAGTCGATACGATCGCGCCGGTAAGTCCTAACCAAACAGTGCGAAGTCGCTCCACCGCAAACACCCACAACACAATGGCCGCATAAATCGTCCAGCTCAGTAGCGCCGAGGTGGTGATGCCCGAAAGCTTATCACCGGGCAATAAAAACGTGAGCATCACACCGTTGGTGTTGGTGAGAATGAACCCGAACAGAATAGCCGCGAACACGCGCGATGTGACGTGCCAGCGGCTGATTGATGTTTTGGCTTTCACCATGGAAATTTAAGAACTCGTTACTAACTAAGAGGGTGAATAACCGGCATGCCGCAATGTTGTGTGAATCGTTCGAAGGTCACTGGCGTCACACCGGCACACCACTTGTACCCCTAACCTGACGATGATAGTCTAAATGATAATCATTATCATTCCCTTCTTTTTTAATCGAGAAAACAAATGCTTAGAGCAAAATTTTTCGCGCTTGCGGCGGCGGTGTGGTGCGCAAATATGGCGTTCGCTCAAACGAGCGAACCTCCGGCCGACGACAAACTCGAAGAAGTGCTGGTTACGGGTGAGAAAATCACCCGCTCTCAGCAGGATACTCAAACCAGTGTGGCGATATTCGATGAGGTCGAGTTGGAGCGTCAGGACATCCTCGATGTAAAAGACGTGATCGATCGCACCGCCAATCTAGCCACGACTGAAGGGTCACGTTTTACCATACGCGGCATCGACAGTCTTAACGTAAGTGGCGCTGGACTGGCCGACCTAGCCACGATCTATGTGGACGGCTCACCTCTTCCACGAGATGCCACGCTCGCCGGTCCGCTCGATGTGTGGGATCTTCAGCAAGTCGAGATCTTTCGCGGCCCTCAGTCTACGTTACAGGGCCGGAACGCGTTGGCCGGCGCCATCATCTTAAACACTGTGGACCCAGGCTATGAATGGTCCGGGCGCGCCCGAGCAATTTTTGGCACCAAAGACGGTTCACGACGGCTGTCCGGTGCATTCGGTGGTCCGATCGTTGAAGACCAGTTCGCATTTCGCCTGTCCGCTGAATCGTCGGTGGGTGAGGGCTTTATTACGAACGTGACGCGAAACGATTTTCCGGACGAGCGCGAGACGGTGACGCTTCGCGGCAAACTGTTGTGGGAACCATCTCAGATCGATGACCTACGCGTGTTACTGTCGTATACCTACGACGATCGTGAGTTTGGCGACTCCTTGTTTTCGCTCGAAGTCCCCGATGCACGTGAACAGCGCCTGATGTTCGCCAATCGCGACACGCGCGACGAGGTTGAGCTTAGTATTGGCGTATTGACCATCGACTATGATTTTTCCGAGCGCTTTTCGCTCACATCGATCACGGCGGTTAACGACACCGCTCGAATCTTTGAGGGCGATGGTGACCGAACGGCCGTCGATACCGAGTTTAGCGTTTCCGACTCCGATACCACCACCACAACACAAGAGCTCCGATTTGCGTATGATGGCGACCGCCTTAAGGCCGTGTTCGGTGGCTACTTTGCCAACATCGATACACCAAATCGTATTGCTGACGCGGTACTCAATCTCGATGTCATTGAGGATTTGGGTTTGGTCAATCAGTTGGTCACTATTCTCAGTGTGGATTTAGCCACAGCACAAGCCCTGTCTGCGTTTTACACCAACCCTGTGACCATCCGTGCCGTCAGCGACAACCCCGTTGAAATCGATTCGATGGCACTCTTTGCCGACTTTTCGTATGCACTGAGCGATCGGTTTACGCTCTACGGCGGCTTTCGCTTGGATCAAGAAGAACAGGTCATCACCACCGGTAATGAAATTATCGCAGACCGCAACTCGCTGCCTGACCCGGTCGCCATTGGCAATCCGTTTGGCCCATTGGTGAGCCTCATCAATGATTTTCTGGTAGCAGAGGCCGAGCGAGCCACCTCTGAACCGGTTACCACTCAATCGCCATCGTTCGACGCATTTTTGCCAAAGCTCGGCGTCGGCTGGGACTTCGCCGATAATCAAAGCGTGAGCCTCACAGCTCAGCGTGGCTACCGATCGGGCGGCGTCGGAGTTAACCCAGCACGTGCAGCGTCGTTTAATTTCGATCAGGAGTTCATTTGGAATTATGAACTGGCCTACCGCAGTCAATGGTTGGACCGCGCGCTCACGGTCAATGCCAATGTCTTTTACATCGACTGGGAAGATCAGCAAGTCAGCGTTCAGTTAACCGGAAACGTCTTTGATCGCGAAACACAAAATGCAGGTAGCTCGCGGATTTACGGTTTCGAAGTGGAATCGCGGTACAAACTGGATCGCAACACCGAACTCTATGGTTCCATCGGTTTTGCCGACACGCGATTTAACGATTTTTTCGTTAACGTCGACGGTTTGGTGCTCGATTTGGCCGGCAATGAATTTTTCTTCGCACCGAAACGAACGGTCGCCCTGGGCTACACGCGACGCACAGACGATGGCTTCATCTTAAATCTGAATGCTAACTACAATTCGTCATCGTTCCCACGCGCGGACCGCCCGCAGACCGAACGCGCAATCGACCGACGCGTGCTGGTCAATCTGCGCGCGGGTTGGGAAAACGAACGATACGGCATTTACGTAACCGGCCGAAATCTGCTGGACGAAGACAACATTCTCACGCTCACGCCGTTTGATCCACTGCTCACCTCAAACGAACCCGAATTTGCCCGCGCCAGCGCACCTCGCACCTTTGCGCTTCAGCTCGAGGCGCGATTCTAAGCCTTTGAACAATCGATGCACTCAGCGAAATGTGGCTCGTTGAGTGCATCCGATTGACACCAAAGACGATTGCCGCCGGTGGCAATCGCGCGACGCTAGTTGTACGCACTGGGTCCAGGCGGTCCTAAGAACATTTGCTGCAAAAACGGCAAATCGAGGAAATTCACCACGCCATCGCTGTTAAAGTCCGCGTCTTCCAGAGTTGACAAAAACGCCGTGGAGAATGCCGAAATATCCAGGAAATTGACAATGCCGTCGTTATTAAGATCGGCGTCACAGGCATTGCCATACCCATCCCCATTGCTGTCTTGCTGGCCGGCATTCGCGCGATCAATGCAGTTGTCTTCCTGATCCGCTACACCGTCTCCATCGCTGTCGAGGCCAGCGGCGATGAGGTCAAATTCGCGACTATACGTTTCGCCCTCGTAATCGGCTTCGAACGTCCAGGTGCCCAAGGGTTGACCGATCAAGTTACCCGTCCAATACCAATAGGACGCGGCATAGTGTGGCGCATCGCTATTATGATCCCAGTTAAACAGCAAACTGCCATCCGGTTTGCGCACTCGGTAGTTCGTGGTTTGTGTATTGAGTTGATCGCGATAATAGACCGACAGGTAAATGGTCTCACCCGGTATAAAGGTGTTGCGAGTGTTGGTAATGGTCGGCGTCGGGCAAGTTTGAAAGGCCGGCGGTGCCGTTCCGGTGCGCATTGCATTAATCGCCGAATCGTAATACTCGCGCTGCTCCGCCCACCAAGAATCCACGTTAAGGCTGTTGCAAACACCTGCATACGGTTCAATTAAATTATTGTTGGCATCGTACACTTCAAGGTGCAAATGCGGCCCGGTTGAGCTTCCCGAACTGCCGATAATACCCAGCCTTTCGCCCGACACCACCGTCTCGCCCACCGCTTTGTCGATCACCGAGCCATTTTTTAAGTGGCCATACCACGCAATAGAGCCATCGGCGTGTTGGATAAACACCGCGTTCCAGGGATCGTTGTTAAACCCGCAGTTGCGATCGAAATTGCCGTCTGATCTTCCGATGATCGTGCCCGCAGCGGCCGCCACAACGGCCACCTGATCGGCGTCCATTTTATTCCAGGCAAACGGCCAAGTGAAAAAGTCGACCCCCTGGTGATTGTAACCGGAAGTCAGGTCGTAAGAGCGCGCGCCACAGTTGTAGTCCAATAAGGCATTTGGGAAAGTGGGATTTTGATCAACGAAATTTGAAATGCCGTGGAAACCGTAGTCATTGAGTGAGGGAGCCGCAGCCAGCGGCCAGTCGAAGGACACGCTGCCGGCCTGTCGCTCAGCCAGCTTACCGTCTTGCTTCAGTCGCTCGATGTGGCGATTGAGCATCGTCTGAATCGAATCACGCTGTGCCGGACTGATGTGATCCTGTGGCAATACCCCTTCGACAACACCGCCACCGTCCGGTGCCCGCTGATCTGCCTTTACCAAGCCGATAGCGCTTACGCAAATCAATAGAATCAGTAGCTTATTCATCACATCCGTTCCCCTTATACGGCTTTGTGCATGGCTAATTCTATAGGCGTAACCGCGCTCGAAAACGGATCATACAGCGTGTAGTCGCCAATTCCTCCTCGCCCGGGATGTAACCAAAGAGCACGTAGTCACCGGCACCAAGTGTGCAAAAAAAAGCGCGATGCCCGTGTTACCGGACACCGCGCTGGGTTGGACTAACGGCGCGACAGCGCGTCGTCATTTACGGCGTGGCGTGCCAGGCCTTCGACACCGCGAAGCTGTCCTCAAACCAATTCCAACTTTTCACCTTATCGTCGACGACGTGGACGCGAACGGCCCAACTGAACGTATCGGTATCCACGCCAGAGTGATTGGCAATGGCGTTCATCGTCCCGATAAACACCGCCTGATCTCCATTGGCAAATTCGTAGTCGGTTGACCAGCTTGTGACCTTTAGGCCAGCACCGAATTTTGGAAGGAACTCATTGAGCACCACTTCTTTCGAGGCCCAGGTGCCAATCCAAGGTAGCGCCGTATCACCCTCGTTGTGCCACACAAAATCGTCGCGCATGAGGTTGTTCAACGTATTCATATCACCTGATCCTGCCGCCATTAAAAACGCTTTAGCGACAGCCAGCGTTTGCTCGCTCTGCGTTGTCGCTTTCATCGGTGCCTCAGATTCCATTGTCGAACACGCCGACAGCATCACCGCGCCGACAATAATCAACCACTTGTTCATTCGAATTCTCCCTTTATGCCCTTGTGAATTACAAAATCAAAACTTGCCGCTGTTGGCCCATTCTTGCTGCGGCGGAACGGGCTCAGATGCATCCCAATGCTCGACTATTTTCCCATCTGCGAGTCGGTACAGATCCGTTTGCGCATAGAGTTGATCGCCCTGAGTGACTCGACTCAGCGTCGCCACGAAATGACCAGAGCCGATGAGTAAGACCACCTCGTCATACCACGAGCGATCCGCCTCCCCCAGCATGGTTTCAAAAGCGTGCAATCCATCTTTGAGGGTTAAGCTATGCTGGATGCAGTCGGGGTGAATATACGTAGCCGCGCGCTCCGGACGCCCCTCGCGCATCAAGACATCATGAATCATGTCTCGCACAATTTCTTTGTTCGCATCGGTTTCGTCGACGTGCTCGACGACCGTCTCACCATCAATTTGCGTATGACCCGACGGCGTGGTCCCGTCAAACGCGGCGATGACGTCCCAATGTTCGATAATCTTGTCGTGTTCGTCCGTATCAAAAAAATCCATGGTGACCCACTCGGCCTCGCCATTATTCAAACTCTGATAGGCATGAACAAACACATGGGAGCCGTCCTCAAACGCCCTGAGAATAGTGATATCGCGAATCGGATTGCGGGCAATAAACGGTTCGAAAAACTCAACAAAGCCCTCTACCCCATCACGAACACCGGTGGAATGCTGCGTGTATCGATCGCCGGTGTACCGGGTAACGGCTTCTCGCGCGTTGCCATCACGAATACCCTCCATGTAAAGCGCTCGGGCATGTTCAATTTTCTGACTCATGGTCGGATCCTCAACGACTGTGTGATGAGCGGCAACGCCTAAAAGTGTAGCAGCGGCGATGCGGCAGGCAGTGGTAAATGCTGCACTGAATACGGTGAATATTGGACAGCAGGAACGAATCACATGGCCAGAATCGGGGTCAAGCGATCCAAATCGGGTAGTATTTAGCCATCGAGCTGTCTGATCGACGCTCGAGGGCTCCACCCTACTTGAACACAACGGACGTTCATTGGCAGACAATAGCAACAGTACTCAACGCTGGCAGCGCCTCAAATCGCTTTACGCACACGCATCGGGTCTTGACGGCGCGGCGCGCGAGGATTTTATCCGCACAGAGCTGGCCGATGACCCCGAACTGCGTCTTGAGTTGGAGGCGCTGCTCGAGGCTGAGTCTGCAAAGACAAATCTCACGTTTGTGGGCGAAGCGATTACCGCAACCGCCTCTCAATTGTTTGATCGAGAAATTCAAACAGGCGCGCGTATCGGCGCGTATGAGATCGTGCGCGAAATTGGGCATGGCGGCATGGGTACCGTCTGGTTAGCCGCGCGCCGTGATGAGAGCTATGAAAGTTCGGTGGCGATCAAAGTCATGCATGGCCTATCAGGCCATCATTTACGCGAACGCTTTCTGGCCGAGCGGCAAATGCTCGCGAACCTCAATCATCCCCACATTGCGCGCCTACTCGATGGGGGCACGACATCGAACGGCGCACCCTACGTCGTCATGGAATATGTCGAAGGGTTACCCATTGATGCCTATTGCGAGCAGAACGCGTTGAGTACATCGCGACGTATCGCGCTCTTTTGTCAGGTGTGCAGCGCCGTGCAATACGCCCACCGCAACCTGATCGTGCATCGCGATATTAAGCCGGACAATATTTTAGTAACACCAAACGGCGAGCCCAAATTGCTGGATTTTGGTATTGCCAAACTGATTGGTACGCGACTGGAAGAGCAAGCCGTCCAAACCGTGCTGGGGCAAAGCATGCTCACTCCCCAGTACGCTAGCCCTGAGCAGGTTCAGCACGGCACCATTACGACGACCTCCGATATCTATTCACTGGGAGTGCTGCTCAACAAGCTCCTAACCGGGCGGCTACCGTACTCGCCTGACTCGGATGAGCTGTTGGCGTTGGCGCAGGCCATTGTTGATGATGAGCCCGTTCGGCCAAGCACCACGCATCCAACGTGTCGTGGCGACCTGGATAATATCGTTCTCAAGGCGCTGCGTAAGGCACCGGAAGCGCGCTACGCCTCAGCAGACGACTTGGCGGCCGATCTTAATCGTCACCTCGAGCGCCGCCCCGTTGAGGCGCGTCCCGCCACGATGCTGTATCGACTCGGGCGTTTTTACAGCCGCAACCCAATCGCTGTCAGCCTGGGAATATTGGCCGGCGTCGGGCTGGTTGGCGCGACGCTCTTTTCAACCTATCAAATGCAGCGTGCCATCGACGCACAGCGTGTCGCTGAGGCGGAACGCGCCATCGCGATTAACGAAATTCATCGCACTACGTTGCAAAACGCAAAAGAAGCACTCGATAACCGTGACGGAGCGAGTGCGGCGCGCCTGCTCGGGCGTCTAGAGAATGATGATCGCCACTTCGCTTGGTCGTTAATGGCCAGTCAACTCGACGACTCCATGATTTCGCTCAAGGACTCCACTATTCTCGCCACCGGTGTCCGGTCCGACGGTGCCTTACTTGCATTGCGCACAGACAGCACGCTGCTGTGGCACCAAGGTGCAGGCACAGCCGACCAGACCTATTTCAAAACGGATCGTTTGGGTGAATCGAAAATCCAAGCAGCCGCGCTATCCTTGGACGCCCAACATGCAGTGATTGCACGACCATCGCAACAATTGGAATTTTGGCAGTTGTCGCGTGCCGGCCCGCCGGTTCTACGGGACACTCAGCCGCTCCGACGAAAACCAATCGATGTTGCCGTGACACGCGATGGTCGCCGCGCGGCGATTTTGTACGACAACCTGCTTGAGATCAATGTCGGCGCAAACCGCGAGCGCATCGAAATTCCGCTACCGGCAGGCGGCAAGCGCATCACGATGACCGGCGAAGGCAATTTTATTGGTGTTGTGTTTTTGCCCACAAGTCAAACTGCGTATCACCTCTACGCCGGCACCGGTGAGCGTATTTCACGAGCCGATGCGTATTCGCTCCACGCTATTGCCCTTTCCCCAAACGGCACACAGGTTGCCACGTCCGAAAGCGGCAATACGATACGGCTGCGAGAAGCCGCATCGACGCGTGTGCTTGAACGATTCAGCGGCCATCGAAAAGGCGCGCCCGCCATCGTGTTTAGCGCGGACGGACAGCGCTTGGTCGTTGCCAGCGAGGATGGCTCGCTGCGAATTCACGACACGCGTGGCGTGACAGAACCAACCGTTTTACTTGGTATACAGTCCACACCTATACACGTGCACACAGATCGCTCTGGTCGTTGGATTGCCGTACAGTTTGCTGATGGCACTCGGTTATTCGATTCGTCGATTACGCGACACGACCATGCAAAGGGGCGATGGCTATCACACCA
The nucleotide sequence above comes from Pseudomonadota bacterium. Encoded proteins:
- a CDS encoding DUF3325 family protein, translated to MMPLLFGSMLTFVGTLLVCFSMRKHFRQLLPAVEHTTPKMLVLQLAGYLLMYGGIVALGRQYDKGIGLVVFFGVLTVSIFLIAMLLPGAVARISKFRA
- a CDS encoding PepSY-associated TM helix domain-containing protein, with protein sequence MIGTFRQSMTWLHTWAGLVFCWILYFMFVTGTLGYFDTEIDRWMMPEREWGEIIPLSESVDIGRARLEQEASGADLWIITPAAGREHPHLRVFWQMPEVDELHEEGEEHDHAEIVRGNERLDQQTGRPLAEARETGGGQLLYRMHYLLHYIDRDIGYRIVGILTMLMLVGLVSGVIAHKKIFKDLFTFRRRKGQRSWLDMHNLMSVCSLPFQFMITYSGLIFVVTMWMPFIALGSYGFDMGAAREAITNFTGEAQLERSGIEAPMVDLNEIVASASDRWGEESIVRLEVRYPGDDNARVTAHLNNGVSIVGDRAVFSGTTGELIKVLPAHVNGGVAFGAVMIGLHEGLFAGPVLRWLYFFSGVLGAGMVATGAIYWSEKRKQKLAGTDHRGYRFVECLNIGTIIGLPVGIGVYFLANRLLPLDMINRGDWEVHCMFLAWLLCFVHAIVRKPQVAWKEQSWLAAGVYLLIPIVNALTTDLSLPATLSSGNWVLAGFDLTALGVGLAFIVTAFYLQAGGPTRKSRATQVDAAVPSTAEYSRG
- a CDS encoding TonB-dependent receptor; amino-acid sequence: MLRAKFFALAAAVWCANMAFAQTSEPPADDKLEEVLVTGEKITRSQQDTQTSVAIFDEVELERQDILDVKDVIDRTANLATTEGSRFTIRGIDSLNVSGAGLADLATIYVDGSPLPRDATLAGPLDVWDLQQVEIFRGPQSTLQGRNALAGAIILNTVDPGYEWSGRARAIFGTKDGSRRLSGAFGGPIVEDQFAFRLSAESSVGEGFITNVTRNDFPDERETVTLRGKLLWEPSQIDDLRVLLSYTYDDREFGDSLFSLEVPDAREQRLMFANRDTRDEVELSIGVLTIDYDFSERFSLTSITAVNDTARIFEGDGDRTAVDTEFSVSDSDTTTTTQELRFAYDGDRLKAVFGGYFANIDTPNRIADAVLNLDVIEDLGLVNQLVTILSVDLATAQALSAFYTNPVTIRAVSDNPVEIDSMALFADFSYALSDRFTLYGGFRLDQEEQVITTGNEIIADRNSLPDPVAIGNPFGPLVSLINDFLVAEAERATSEPVTTQSPSFDAFLPKLGVGWDFADNQSVSLTAQRGYRSGGVGVNPARAASFNFDQEFIWNYELAYRSQWLDRALTVNANVFYIDWEDQQVSVQLTGNVFDRETQNAGSSRIYGFEVESRYKLDRNTELYGSIGFADTRFNDFFVNVDGLVLDLAGNEFFFAPKRTVALGYTRRTDDGFILNLNANYNSSSFPRADRPQTERAIDRRVLVNLRAGWENERYGIYVTGRNLLDEDNILTLTPFDPLLTSNEPEFARASAPRTFALQLEARF
- a CDS encoding peptidoglycan DD-metalloendopeptidase family protein — its product is MNKLLILLICVSAIGLVKADQRAPDGGGVVEGVLPQDHISPAQRDSIQTMLNRHIERLKQDGKLAERQAGSVSFDWPLAAAPSLNDYGFHGISNFVDQNPTFPNALLDYNCGARSYDLTSGYNHQGVDFFTWPFAWNKMDADQVAVVAAAAGTIIGRSDGNFDRNCGFNNDPWNAVFIQHADGSIAWYGHLKNGSVIDKAVGETVVSGERLGIIGSSGSSTGPHLHLEVYDANNNLIEPYAGVCNSLNVDSWWAEQREYYDSAINAMRTGTAPPAFQTCPTPTITNTRNTFIPGETIYLSVYYRDQLNTQTTNYRVRKPDGSLLFNWDHNSDAPHYAASYWYWTGNLIGQPLGTWTFEADYEGETYSREFDLIAAGLDSDGDGVADQEDNCIDRANAGQQDSNGDGYGNACDADLNNDGIVNFLDISAFSTAFLSTLEDADFNSDGVVNFLDLPFLQQMFLGPPGPSAYN
- a CDS encoding nuclear transport factor 2 family protein; translation: MNKWLIIVGAVMLSACSTMESEAPMKATTQSEQTLAVAKAFLMAAGSGDMNTLNNLMRDDFVWHNEGDTALPWIGTWASKEVVLNEFLPKFGAGLKVTSWSTDYEFANGDQAVFIGTMNAIANHSGVDTDTFSWAVRVHVVDDKVKSWNWFEDSFAVSKAWHATP
- a CDS encoding nuclear transport factor 2 family protein, with protein sequence MSQKIEHARALYMEGIRDGNAREAVTRYTGDRYTQHSTGVRDGVEGFVEFFEPFIARNPIRDITILRAFEDGSHVFVHAYQSLNNGEAEWVTMDFFDTDEHDKIIEHWDVIAAFDGTTPSGHTQIDGETVVEHVDETDANKEIVRDMIHDVLMREGRPERAATYIHPDCIQHSLTLKDGLHAFETMLGEADRSWYDEVVLLIGSGHFVATLSRVTQGDQLYAQTDLYRLADGKIVEHWDASEPVPPQQEWANSGKF
- a CDS encoding protein kinase; this translates as MADNSNSTQRWQRLKSLYAHASGLDGAAREDFIRTELADDPELRLELEALLEAESAKTNLTFVGEAITATASQLFDREIQTGARIGAYEIVREIGHGGMGTVWLAARRDESYESSVAIKVMHGLSGHHLRERFLAERQMLANLNHPHIARLLDGGTTSNGAPYVVMEYVEGLPIDAYCEQNALSTSRRIALFCQVCSAVQYAHRNLIVHRDIKPDNILVTPNGEPKLLDFGIAKLIGTRLEEQAVQTVLGQSMLTPQYASPEQVQHGTITTTSDIYSLGVLLNKLLTGRLPYSPDSDELLALAQAIVDDEPVRPSTTHPTCRGDLDNIVLKALRKAPEARYASADDLAADLNRHLERRPVEARPATMLYRLGRFYSRNPIAVSLGILAGVGLVGATLFSTYQMQRAIDAQRVAEAERAIAINEIHRTTLQNAKEALDNRDGASAARLLGRLENDDRHFAWSLMASQLDDSMISLKDSTILATGVRSDGALLALRTDSTLLWHQGAGTADQTYFKTDRLGESKIQAAALSLDAQHAVIARPSQQLEFWQLSRAGPPVLRDTQPLRRKPIDVAVTRDGRRAAILYDNLLEINVGANRERIEIPLPAGGKRITMTGEGNFIGVVFLPTSQTAYHLYAGTGERISRADAYSLHAIALSPNGTQVATSESGNTIRLREAASTRVLERFSGHRKGAPAIVFSADGQRLVVASEDGSLRIHDTRGVTEPTVLLGIQSTPIHVHTDRSGRWIAVQFADGTRLFDSSITRHDHAKGRWLSHQTNSDYIDTLDEFGLLRRYDSSTLALFDQAPIGAMDATTFTRSGDGRYLAMGERGRVLILDALTLEHTDTLTVDDVDVRALSFSHDSQFLSTLTDNGKLTVTDLHSGEHRTLPLSSPIRHARFTPDTFAIIFADSHTLFRQNIGSDQVEHVFERTDATIRSLALTKSGEKLATGWSDGSIEILDAHSLAPVGPFSERMGSVSALAFSPDASLIAAGSSDAELWIWNVATRRPVLNLQPVSDASVVDLYFSSDPRQLVASFADGTVQRFDSRALREQVAHRLAFHQAKNTLREPVAKLFQNQPDAQSVARSLRGDRSFDHIGRRARLALALHPPPIETLPTPGHLSRGALIFAGNDDHVLCAQPQGLAMRSSFTLEMWVWPKPFEYGQTPLDLRMLVNKEGEYQIAVRPDGSLHWTLATEHGWMGWVPTRYRLAHHTWSHLAMVRTPDQIHFYINGVRIQSQPVSSVIGDAHRYKNEFRIGGRQHTPSSFYGRIDEVRVWSQARSERDIQHSLSSALSSNVEGLSAAWSFNEGKGGTARDVTGRHDGHIVGARWTGDHTD